In Microbulbifer sp. THAF38, the sequence TTTGATGGCATCGCCAGTCATCGAGCGTTTGTTGGGGGTGAGTAAATAGGCATAGGCCTGGTGGTGGGAGCGCCCCACACGGCCGCGCAGCTGATGTAGCTGGGCCAGGCCAAATTTATCCGCACGCTCGATCAGGATTGTATTGGCCGTAGGGACGTCGATGCCTGTCTCGATAATGGTGGTACAGACCAATACATTGAAGCGCTTGTGGTAAAAGTCACTCATGACCTGTTCCAGCTCGCGCTCGCGCATCTGGCCGTGACCGATACCGATACGGGCCTCGGGAATCATTTCCTGCAGTTCCCGGGCTATACGCTCGATGCTCTTAACCTCGTTGTGCAGGAAGTACACCTGCCCACCACGGAGGATCTCCCGCAGTATGGCTTCCTTCACCAGGGCATCGTCGCGCTCGCGTACAAAAGTCTTTACCGATAAGCGTCGTGCCGGAGGGGTAGCGATGACTGAGAGATCTCGAATACCGGCCATGGCCATATTTAACGTGCGCGGAATCGGTGTGGCTGTCAGGTTGAGGATATCCACCTCCGCGCGCAGGCTCTTGAGGCGCTCCTTCTGACGTACACCGAAACGGTGCTCCTCGTCGATAATCAGCAATCCCAGGTTTTTGAAATCGAGATCACTCTGCAGTAATTTGTGGGTGCCGACCAGGATGTCCACCTTGCCACTCGCTACTTTCTCTTTCACGCTGTCCACTTCCTTGCCGGAACGGAAGCGGGAGATGACTTCGATATTGATGGGCCAGTCGGCAAAGCGATCCTGGAAGGACTGGAAATGCTGCTGTGCCAGCAGGGTGGTGGGAACTAGCATGGCGACCTGCTTGCCGGCGTGGGCGGCGACAAAGGCTGCACGCATGGCGACTTCGGTTTTACCAAAGCCCACATCGCCACACACCAGTCGATCCATGGGTTTTTTCGACAGCATATCGCCGACCACGGCTTCGATAGCTTGCTGCTGATCCGGGGTCTCTTCGAAGGGGAAGCCGGCGGCGAATTCGCGATAAGCCAGCTTGGGATCGGCAAAGGCATGGCCGACACGGGCCTCCCGGCGGGCGTAGATGTCTAAAAGCTCGGCGGCGGCATCACGTACTTTTTCCGCCGCTTTGCGTTTGGCCTTTTGCCACTGCTCACTGCCCATTTTATGCAAGGGGGCCAGGGCTTCGTCAGCCCCGGAGTATCGGCTGATCAGGTGCAGGCTGGCTACGGGCACATAGAGTTTGGCCTCATCGGCATATTCCAGGGTCAGAAACTCTGCCGGCTGCCCATCGATTTCCAGGTGTTGCAGGCCGCGATAGCGCCCCACGCCGTGGTCGATATGTACCACCGGGGTGCCGATTCGCAGTTCCGCCAGGTTTTTGACTGCATTGTCAGCATCATCTTTGGCTTTTTTGCGGCGGCGCTGTTGAAGCACCCGTTCGCCAAACAGCTGTGGTTCTGCGATCAGGTTGATGGCGGGGTCGTTGAGCAGTAACCCCTGATCCAGGGGGGCTACAGTGATGCCGATGGATTTATCGCTTTGAAGGAACTCTTGCCAGCTTTGAAAGGTGGGTGGAGATAAGCGTATGCCTTTGAGTAGCTCAAGTAGTGCCTCGCGGCGTCCACCGCTCTCGGCACAGAAGAGTACCCGCCCGGAATACTCCATCAAATAACTTTCCAGGGCTGCCATGGGCTGCTCGGCTTTTCCGTCCACTGGTAATGTCGGTGGCACCTGGGTGGCAAAGTTGTGATTGCCCTGAGCCTCGGGCAGTGTCTCGTTGGAGAAAATGGCTCTCGGCATCGACTTGAGTGCACCGTTGAACTCGTCGATATCTAGCAGAATTTGGCGGGGTTGCAGGATTGGACGGGTCAGATCGCCGCGGCGGCTTTCATAGCGGTTGCTGACCTCGCGCCAGAAGCTATCTACGGGCGCTTGAATATCCCCCTGAATAAATGCCTGGCTGTTTTCAGGTAGGTAGTCGAACAGGCTCGCGCAGTTATTATCGAAAAATAATGGCAGATAATATTCGATGCCTGCTGGCGCAATGCCTGCACTGATATCCTGGTAGATGGGTACCAGACTGGGGTCAACTTGAAACTGTTCATGCCAGTTTTGCATAAAGCCGGAAAGACCGGCTTTATGCATTGGGAATTCCCTAGCGGGCAGCAGGTGAATGGTTTCCACTTTATCTACAGTGCGCTGGGTTTCCGGATCAAAAGTGCGCAGGGATTCAATCTCATCATCGAACAAATCGATGCGGTAGGGCAGTGAGCTGCCCATGGGGAAAATATCCATGAGTGAGCCGCGCACGGCAAATTCGCCGTGTTCGTAGACGGTATCTACACAGTGATAGCCGGCCTGTTCAAGGAGGCGGCGCTGGATATCGATATCAAACTGTTGCCCCTCATTCAGTATCAGGGCATTG encodes:
- the mfd gene encoding transcription-repair coupling factor → MTDIQPLTPPKFHGDSDRQFWGQLHGAAAALAILNAARNSQSPTLLVTRDSLEAHRLEVQLKFFNKARRDGTSQSDFQIFHFPDWEILPYDTFSPHQDIISDRLATLYRLPQMGSGIVIVPVSTLMHRLPPSDYVAGNALILNEGQQFDIDIQRRLLEQAGYHCVDTVYEHGEFAVRGSLMDIFPMGSSLPYRIDLFDDEIESLRTFDPETQRTVDKVETIHLLPAREFPMHKAGLSGFMQNWHEQFQVDPSLVPIYQDISAGIAPAGIEYYLPLFFDNNCASLFDYLPENSQAFIQGDIQAPVDSFWREVSNRYESRRGDLTRPILQPRQILLDIDEFNGALKSMPRAIFSNETLPEAQGNHNFATQVPPTLPVDGKAEQPMAALESYLMEYSGRVLFCAESGGRREALLELLKGIRLSPPTFQSWQEFLQSDKSIGITVAPLDQGLLLNDPAINLIAEPQLFGERVLQQRRRKKAKDDADNAVKNLAELRIGTPVVHIDHGVGRYRGLQHLEIDGQPAEFLTLEYADEAKLYVPVASLHLISRYSGADEALAPLHKMGSEQWQKAKRKAAEKVRDAAAELLDIYARREARVGHAFADPKLAYREFAAGFPFEETPDQQQAIEAVVGDMLSKKPMDRLVCGDVGFGKTEVAMRAAFVAAHAGKQVAMLVPTTLLAQQHFQSFQDRFADWPINIEVISRFRSGKEVDSVKEKVASGKVDILVGTHKLLQSDLDFKNLGLLIIDEEHRFGVRQKERLKSLRAEVDILNLTATPIPRTLNMAMAGIRDLSVIATPPARRLSVKTFVRERDDALVKEAILREILRGGQVYFLHNEVKSIERIARELQEMIPEARIGIGHGQMRERELEQVMSDFYHKRFNVLVCTTIIETGIDVPTANTILIERADKFGLAQLHQLRGRVGRSHHQAYAYLLTPNKRSMTGDAIKRLEAISEAQDLGAGFTLATHDLEIRGAGELLGEEQSGQIQSVGFNLYMEMLDRAVKAIREGRTPNIDEPLESPAVDVNLRVPALIPEDYLPDVHGRLMMYKRIANAVDRQQLKELQVEMIDRFGLLPEPVKHLFRTTEIKLKADKMGIRKLEASAVRGRIEFAENTQVDPLTLVKMVQTQPGRYQLAGANQLNFSLDEEGPERKLQEINEVLERLAQ